A window of Roseovarius sp. THAF27 contains these coding sequences:
- a CDS encoding NfeD family protein has protein sequence MIDLLSHWWVWLCAALAIAILELLMPGYIFLGIAVGAAVMALLVALLGPFAAPTLVALFAGVSLVAWLVLRRLFRAPDDQTRYFDEDINK, from the coding sequence ATGATCGACCTGCTGTCGCACTGGTGGGTCTGGCTCTGCGCCGCGCTGGCCATCGCCATCCTCGAACTGCTGATGCCGGGCTACATCTTCCTCGGCATTGCCGTGGGCGCCGCGGTCATGGCCCTGCTGGTGGCTCTGCTCGGGCCGTTCGCGGCCCCCACTCTCGTCGCTCTCTTCGCCGGCGTCTCGCTCGTCGCATGGCTGGTACTGCGCCGCCTCTTTCGTGCGCCCGACGACCAGACCCGCTACTTCGACGAAGACATCAACAAGTAG
- a CDS encoding DUF3307 domain-containing protein: MIETLTALLFAHVLADFVLQTDWIHRHKRHFGVMLLHSALVLVVSMAALGQVDALPVLALAALHLAIDCAKTYGNFKGLTAFLADQALHLLVIVAVAFHAPTLWATGAWADMPTLLPLMALLSGLIATLVAGQYAIGLLMRSHGTLIQQRGLRNGGRQIGLIERGLIFFFVMANQPLAVGFLITAKSILRFGTAARDQKTAEYVIIGTLASFAWAFLVAETTRAWMELLPPLEIARWLA; this comes from the coding sequence ATGATCGAAACCCTGACCGCCCTCCTCTTTGCTCATGTCTTGGCCGATTTCGTCCTGCAAACCGACTGGATCCACCGCCACAAGCGCCATTTCGGCGTAATGCTTCTGCACAGCGCGCTGGTTCTGGTGGTCTCCATGGCCGCGCTGGGCCAGGTGGACGCTTTGCCGGTTCTGGCGCTGGCCGCCCTGCACCTCGCGATCGACTGCGCCAAAACCTACGGCAATTTCAAGGGCCTGACGGCGTTTCTCGCCGATCAGGCCCTGCACCTACTGGTGATTGTCGCCGTCGCGTTTCACGCCCCCACCCTCTGGGCCACCGGCGCCTGGGCCGACATGCCCACCCTGTTGCCGTTGATGGCGCTTCTCTCCGGCCTGATCGCGACCCTGGTCGCCGGACAATACGCCATCGGCCTGTTGATGCGCTCGCATGGCACGCTGATCCAGCAACGTGGCCTGCGCAATGGCGGCCGCCAGATCGGGCTGATCGAACGCGGGCTAATCTTCTTTTTCGTCATGGCAAATCAACCGCTTGCCGTCGGCTTTTTGATCACGGCCAAGTCCATCCTGCGCTTCGGCACCGCCGCGCGGGATCAGAAAACGGCGGAATACGTGATCATCGGCACGCTGGCCTCCTTTGCATGGGCGTTCCTCGTGGCCGAGACCACCCGCGCCTGGATGGAATTGCTGCCGCCGCTTGAGATTGCCCGGTGGCTTGCTTAG
- the rimK gene encoding 30S ribosomal protein S6--L-glutamate ligase: protein MTASADSPEILNFGWEEWISLPGLGVPALRAKVDTGARTSALHAFDIETFGPSSKPKVRFTVHPIPGRDDLVIPCSAPIVDRREVASSNGEKELRYVIESKLEVAGQSWPIEITLTNRSTMNSRMLLGRTALKDHISIVATDRFLQPELNYDVYHTKKMREAQPNRSLRIAVLSREDNYSTRRLVEEGEKRGHSVEVINTTRCYMAINTLAPEVHYDGKRLPRYDAVIPRIGASITSYGAAVVRQFETIGTYCVNPSAGISSSRDKLYAHQLMARAKVGMPNTAFAASPQDTGNLIGLVGTAPLIVKLLESTQGKGVVLAETKKAAESVIDAFRGLKANFLVQDFVKEAAGEDIRCLVIGGKVVASMKRTGAEGDFRSNLHRGGSAKSVRITKTERETALRAARAFGLGLAGVDLLRAEAGPKVLEVNSSPGMEGIENSTGKNIVGMLYDDIEARVRPEPVRRRRTSK, encoded by the coding sequence ATGACAGCATCCGCCGACAGCCCCGAGATCCTGAACTTTGGCTGGGAAGAATGGATTTCCCTGCCCGGACTGGGCGTGCCGGCGTTGCGGGCCAAGGTCGATACCGGCGCGCGCACCTCGGCGCTCCACGCCTTCGACATCGAAACCTTCGGGCCGTCCTCGAAACCCAAGGTCCGGTTCACCGTGCACCCGATCCCGGGCCGCGACGACCTCGTGATCCCCTGCTCGGCCCCCATCGTCGACCGGCGCGAGGTCGCGTCCTCGAACGGCGAGAAGGAACTGCGCTACGTCATCGAAAGCAAGCTCGAGGTCGCGGGCCAGTCCTGGCCGATCGAGATCACGCTGACCAACCGCTCCACCATGAACAGCCGGATGCTCCTGGGCCGCACCGCGCTCAAGGACCACATCTCGATCGTCGCCACCGACCGCTTTCTTCAGCCCGAGCTCAACTACGACGTCTACCACACCAAGAAGATGCGCGAGGCTCAGCCCAACCGCTCCTTGCGCATCGCGGTGCTCTCGCGCGAGGACAACTACTCCACCCGCCGCCTCGTCGAGGAAGGCGAGAAGCGCGGCCATTCCGTCGAGGTGATCAACACCACCCGTTGCTACATGGCGATCAACACGCTGGCGCCCGAGGTGCATTACGACGGCAAGCGCCTGCCCCGCTACGATGCCGTGATCCCGCGCATCGGCGCCTCGATCACGTCCTACGGCGCCGCCGTGGTCCGCCAGTTCGAAACCATCGGCACCTATTGCGTGAACCCTTCGGCCGGTATCTCGTCCAGCCGCGACAAGCTCTATGCGCATCAGCTTATGGCCCGCGCCAAGGTGGGTATGCCCAACACCGCCTTCGCCGCCTCGCCGCAGGACACCGGCAACCTCATCGGCCTCGTCGGCACCGCGCCCCTGATCGTCAAGCTGCTGGAATCGACCCAAGGCAAGGGCGTCGTGCTGGCCGAAACCAAGAAGGCCGCCGAGTCCGTGATCGACGCCTTCCGCGGCCTCAAGGCCAACTTCCTCGTGCAGGATTTCGTCAAGGAGGCCGCGGGCGAGGATATCCGCTGTCTCGTGATCGGCGGCAAGGTCGTGGCCTCGATGAAACGCACGGGCGCCGAGGGCGATTTCCGCTCCAACCTGCACCGCGGCGGTTCGGCCAAGTCTGTGCGCATCACCAAGACCGAGCGCGAAACCGCCCTGCGCGCCGCCCGCGCCTTCGGCCTGGGGCTGGCGGGCGTCGACCTTCTACGGGCCGAGGCGGGGCCCAAGGTGCTCGAGGTCAACTCCTCGCCCGGCATGGAGGGGATCGAAAATTCCACCGGCAAGAACATCGTCGGGATGCTCTACGACGATATCGAGGCCCGCGTGCGCCCCGAACCCGTGCGGCGGCGACGCACCAGCAAGTGA
- a CDS encoding MarR family transcriptional regulator: MIWTVLTGDIVDSSALSADRLDDVMACLDRLSDDISAWGQGATIAFGRRGGDGWQLAVNAAEYTFRSTLYLQSSLMALDPAVQTRIAVATGKGTLPDGPDANPNSAHGPAFSASGRLLETLSGNTLLAHADGGPLDATFRLADHIAQGWTQAQARAVAAMLPPGTGPRRVAADRLGISRQAIDQALHAAGYPALHDALTLLETSE, translated from the coding sequence ATGATTTGGACCGTCCTCACCGGCGATATCGTCGACTCCTCCGCCCTTTCGGCGGACCGCCTGGACGATGTCATGGCCTGCCTCGACCGGCTGTCAGATGACATTTCCGCTTGGGGCCAGGGCGCCACGATTGCCTTCGGACGACGCGGCGGGGACGGCTGGCAACTGGCGGTCAATGCGGCTGAATACACCTTCAGATCAACGCTTTACCTGCAATCCAGCCTGATGGCGCTGGATCCTGCAGTGCAAACGCGCATCGCCGTGGCGACCGGCAAAGGCACCCTCCCCGACGGACCTGACGCCAACCCCAACAGCGCCCACGGCCCCGCGTTCAGTGCGTCTGGCCGTCTGCTGGAAACGCTCTCGGGCAACACGCTCCTGGCACACGCCGACGGTGGCCCGCTCGACGCCACCTTCCGGCTTGCCGACCATATCGCGCAGGGCTGGACCCAGGCCCAGGCCCGCGCCGTGGCCGCGATGCTGCCCCCCGGAACCGGGCCGCGCCGCGTCGCCGCCGACCGCCTCGGCATTTCCCGCCAGGCCATTGACCAGGCCCTGCACGCCGCCGGTTACCCGGCCCTGCACGATGCCCTGACACTGCTGGAGACGTCGGAATGA
- a CDS encoding SUF system Fe-S cluster assembly protein, giving the protein MTQQPEPLEGAPLIAPSSTDHPLYDQIVEACRSVYDPEIPVNIYDLGLIYTIDITAQNEVSVIMTLTAPGCPVAGEMPGWVAEAIEPLAGVKQVDVDLTWEPPWGMDMMSDEARLELGFM; this is encoded by the coding sequence ATGACCCAACAGCCAGAACCCCTCGAAGGCGCGCCGCTGATCGCGCCCTCCAGCACGGATCACCCGCTTTACGACCAGATCGTCGAAGCGTGCCGCTCGGTCTATGACCCTGAAATCCCTGTGAATATCTATGACCTCGGGCTGATCTACACGATCGACATCACCGCCCAGAACGAGGTCAGCGTCATCATGACCCTGACCGCGCCCGGCTGCCCCGTCGCCGGCGAAATGCCCGGCTGGGTCGCCGAGGCGATCGAGCCGTTAGCAGGTGTGAAACAGGTTGATGTTGATCTGACCTGGGAGCCGCCCTGGGGCATGGACATGATGAGCGACGAGGCAAGGCTCGAACTCGGGTTCATGTAA